In one Zobellia galactanivorans genomic region, the following are encoded:
- a CDS encoding zinc-dependent metalloprotease, which yields MNKTTIVRFVFALMVLSTATTEAQIFKKKKDHTESADSKGDGKKEKIKPYNKVITKAAKSDEGLFTTHIVDENHYYEIPDSLFNKEMLMVSRISKTATGIGFGGGKINTKVLRWEKKPTKVLLRVVSHGIVAADSLPVHEAVVNSNFEPVLYAFDIKAVKKDSANPTTVIQVNDFFEKDVQALGMPDSYREKYKVSRLDESRSYIESIKSFPLNVEARHVKTYLAKKPPSNGSLGSISIEINNSMILLPAEPMKRRYFDERVGWFASSQTDYGLDVQESKTVKFLDRWRLEVKEEDLEKFKRGELVEPKKQIVYYVDRATPKKWIPYIKQGIEDWQVAFEEAGFKNAIIAKEPPSVLEDPDWSPEDVRYSVVRYLASPIPNANGPHVSDPRSGEILESDINWYHNVMTLLRNWYFVQTAAINPDARGTQFKDEIMGRLIRFVSAHEVGHTLGLPHNMGSSVAYPVDSLRSVSFTKKYGTAPSIMDYARFNYIAQPEDGDVALMPNIGIYDKYAIKWGYKPILGVSPEEENKILDSWILEHAGDPLYRFGHQQVGDIVDPSAQTEDLGDDAVKASLYGIKNLKRIVPNLITWTKEDGKTYEDLKKLYGQVIAQFNRYMGHVSNNIGGVYEYQKTYEQEGAVYIPVAKSHQQNCMAFLQEELFDTPQWLIDQNIFNKIQYSGFVEEIRAMQTRTLNNILSLGKLQRLIENETANGAEAYRLTDMMNELRDGIWSELKSGKSIDTYRRNLQKAHVERLNYLMTAKDQRKLPEFGGYQKSTVVHASQSDIRSVARAELQILQRSIEKAIIRTSDSMSKYHLQDVNERIEQILDPK from the coding sequence ATGAACAAAACAACAATTGTTAGGTTCGTTTTTGCTTTAATGGTACTAAGTACTGCAACTACGGAAGCCCAAATTTTCAAGAAAAAGAAAGACCATACCGAAAGCGCCGACAGCAAGGGCGATGGTAAAAAGGAAAAGATAAAACCCTACAACAAGGTCATTACCAAAGCGGCCAAGTCTGACGAAGGGTTGTTTACCACACATATTGTCGATGAAAACCACTACTATGAAATACCCGATTCTTTGTTCAACAAAGAGATGTTGATGGTAAGCCGTATTTCCAAAACCGCCACAGGTATCGGTTTCGGGGGTGGCAAAATCAATACAAAGGTACTCCGCTGGGAAAAAAAGCCGACGAAAGTCCTACTTCGCGTCGTTTCCCACGGTATCGTGGCCGCCGATTCATTGCCCGTACATGAAGCCGTGGTAAATTCCAACTTTGAACCCGTTTTGTACGCCTTTGACATTAAGGCCGTCAAAAAAGATTCGGCCAACCCCACGACCGTCATACAAGTGAACGACTTCTTTGAAAAAGATGTCCAGGCTTTGGGTATGCCCGATTCGTATAGGGAAAAGTACAAGGTGTCACGTTTGGACGAAAGCAGGAGTTACATCGAATCCATTAAAAGCTTTCCCCTAAATGTTGAAGCACGCCATGTTAAGACCTATTTGGCCAAAAAACCGCCCAGCAATGGCAGTCTCGGCTCCATATCCATTGAAATCAACAACTCCATGATACTTTTGCCCGCCGAACCTATGAAACGTCGCTATTTTGACGAACGTGTCGGGTGGTTCGCCAGCTCCCAGACCGATTACGGATTGGATGTGCAAGAAAGTAAGACCGTAAAGTTTTTAGACCGATGGCGTCTAGAGGTCAAAGAAGAGGATTTGGAAAAATTTAAGAGGGGCGAATTGGTAGAACCCAAAAAACAGATCGTATATTATGTAGATAGGGCCACTCCCAAAAAATGGATCCCTTATATAAAACAAGGAATAGAAGATTGGCAGGTAGCTTTTGAAGAAGCAGGGTTCAAAAATGCCATTATCGCCAAAGAACCCCCTTCCGTTCTCGAAGACCCCGATTGGTCTCCCGAAGATGTTCGTTACTCGGTGGTACGATATTTGGCCTCTCCTATTCCAAATGCGAACGGACCCCACGTAAGTGACCCCCGAAGCGGTGAAATTCTGGAATCGGATATTAACTGGTACCACAATGTAATGACCCTATTGCGCAATTGGTACTTTGTACAGACCGCGGCCATAAACCCCGATGCCCGGGGAACACAGTTCAAAGATGAAATCATGGGACGCCTGATCCGTTTTGTTTCGGCCCATGAAGTGGGCCATACCCTGGGCTTGCCCCACAATATGGGAAGCAGTGTCGCCTATCCGGTCGATTCTTTGCGCTCGGTATCCTTCACCAAAAAATATGGAACGGCCCCATCGATAATGGATTACGCCCGTTTCAACTATATTGCCCAACCCGAAGATGGTGATGTTGCCCTCATGCCGAACATAGGCATCTACGATAAATACGCCATAAAATGGGGCTACAAACCTATTTTAGGGGTGTCTCCCGAAGAAGAAAATAAAATTCTGGACAGCTGGATACTCGAACATGCCGGTGATCCCTTGTACCGTTTCGGCCACCAACAAGTTGGCGATATAGTAGACCCAAGCGCACAGACCGAAGATTTGGGCGACGATGCCGTTAAGGCCAGTCTATATGGTATTAAGAATTTGAAGCGCATTGTTCCCAACCTTATAACTTGGACCAAGGAGGATGGAAAAACCTACGAAGACCTTAAAAAACTCTACGGTCAGGTCATAGCCCAATTCAATCGCTATATGGGCCATGTTTCGAATAATATCGGTGGGGTTTACGAATATCAAAAGACCTATGAACAAGAAGGTGCCGTCTACATACCCGTAGCGAAATCGCATCAACAAAACTGTATGGCCTTTCTACAGGAAGAACTTTTTGATACCCCACAATGGCTTATTGACCAAAACATCTTTAACAAGATCCAATATTCGGGTTTTGTGGAAGAAATTAGAGCGATGCAGACCCGAACTTTAAACAACATATTGAGTTTAGGAAAACTTCAACGTTTGATCGAAAATGAAACCGCCAACGGAGCGGAAGCTTATCGATTGACCGATATGATGAACGAACTCCGCGACGGTATCTGGTCAGAACTGAAGAGCGGAAAAAGCATTGATACCTATAGAAGAAACCTTCAAAAGGCACATGTAGAGCGATTGAATTATTTAATGACCGCAAAAGACCAAAGGAAGCTGCCGGAATTTGGCGGCTATCAAAAGTCGACCGTGGTTCATGCCAGCCAATCCGATATCCGTTCCGTGGCCCGTGCCGAACTGCAAATACTGCAAAGAAGCATTGAAAAAGCGATTATACGGACTTCCGATAGCATGAGCAAGTATCATTTACAAGACGTAAACGAACGAATAGAGCAGATTCTTGATCCTAAATAA
- a CDS encoding Spy/CpxP family protein refolding chaperone translates to MKKIIVALVCMIGLTAMAQREKGNNRDQMKDLTAEQIATLHTKKMTLALDLTSAQQEKIKAIHLEEAKARKAKHEERKAKKEEGERKRPTSEERFAMENAKLDKMIALKAEMKDILSAEQYEKWEKMQQHRKKKGSKGRKEGHKARR, encoded by the coding sequence ATGAAAAAGATAATTGTAGCATTAGTATGTATGATCGGACTTACCGCAATGGCCCAAAGGGAAAAAGGAAACAATAGAGATCAAATGAAAGATTTGACCGCAGAGCAAATAGCAACGCTCCACACAAAGAAAATGACCTTGGCCTTAGACCTAACATCGGCCCAGCAAGAAAAAATTAAGGCCATTCACTTAGAGGAAGCCAAAGCACGCAAAGCCAAGCATGAAGAACGCAAGGCCAAAAAAGAGGAAGGCGAACGCAAAAGACCGACTTCAGAAGAGCGATTCGCTATGGAAAATGCCAAATTGGACAAAATGATCGCCCTCAAAGCCGAAATGAAAGATATTCTTTCTGCAGAGCAATATGAGAAATGGGAAAAAATGCAACAGCATAGAAAAAAGAAGGGTTCTAAAGGACGAAAAGAAGGACACAAAGCAAGAAGGTAA
- a CDS encoding SLC13 family permease: MEPSKKAGLFLGPILFFIIRFLPFDLVSEKGDAVIAVAIWMVVWWITEAVSISVTALLPLLLFPFLKIMDIGEVGANYGSPIIFLFFGGFVLALALEKVNLHKRIALNIIKITGTTPNKVVLGFMIATASLSMWISNTATTVVMLPIAMSVIGLLVNDADGFTKSDRNFALSVMLGIAFSANAGGVATVIGTPPNSVMIGLLENEYNIEISFLKWMVIGVPFSALMIWISYMVLVKWMYPNRDLVFSASKNVINDELKKLGPMGGKEKMVLAIFGVTVFLWIFRTVINGIFPALKLNDTMISIMAAIAMFAIPYDIKKGDFIIVWKDTQKLAWGILILFGGGLALAKGMSISGIVDVVSGAIGNSHISVLFTAILLITLMLFMTELMSNVALIAVLAPVVAGIAIGLDIPILYLLIPVTIASSCAFMLPMATPPNAIVFASGYVKVNEMARVGIILNIIAVMLLVLMFQFVVPLLF, from the coding sequence ATGGAACCCAGTAAAAAAGCGGGACTCTTTTTAGGGCCCATTCTTTTTTTTATTATTCGCTTTTTACCGTTTGACCTGGTCTCCGAAAAAGGAGATGCCGTAATTGCCGTTGCCATCTGGATGGTCGTTTGGTGGATTACCGAAGCCGTATCGATCTCGGTAACCGCCCTACTCCCCCTACTTCTTTTTCCCTTTCTAAAAATAATGGACATCGGTGAGGTGGGCGCGAATTATGGCAGTCCAATAATCTTCTTGTTCTTTGGCGGGTTCGTTCTGGCCTTGGCCCTCGAAAAAGTGAACCTTCACAAACGCATAGCCCTGAACATCATTAAAATTACCGGTACCACCCCCAACAAGGTAGTACTTGGTTTTATGATCGCTACGGCGTCATTGAGTATGTGGATCAGCAATACGGCCACTACCGTTGTAATGCTTCCTATTGCTATGTCGGTCATTGGTCTTTTGGTCAACGATGCCGACGGCTTTACCAAAAGCGACAGGAATTTTGCCCTTTCCGTCATGTTGGGCATTGCTTTTTCGGCCAATGCCGGTGGGGTGGCCACGGTCATCGGAACACCGCCCAATTCGGTAATGATAGGCCTTTTGGAAAACGAATACAATATTGAGATCTCCTTTTTAAAATGGATGGTCATAGGCGTACCCTTTTCCGCCTTGATGATCTGGATCAGTTATATGGTTTTGGTGAAATGGATGTACCCGAATCGCGACCTCGTCTTTTCCGCTTCTAAGAATGTGATCAACGATGAACTCAAAAAACTGGGCCCCATGGGAGGGAAAGAAAAAATGGTGCTCGCTATTTTTGGGGTTACCGTTTTCCTATGGATTTTCAGGACGGTCATCAACGGTATATTCCCCGCACTGAAATTGAACGATACCATGATCAGTATCATGGCGGCAATTGCAATGTTCGCCATCCCCTACGACATAAAAAAGGGCGACTTTATCATTGTATGGAAAGACACCCAAAAATTAGCTTGGGGCATCTTGATCCTTTTTGGTGGCGGATTGGCCTTGGCCAAAGGTATGTCGATAAGCGGTATCGTTGACGTAGTATCGGGAGCAATAGGCAATAGCCACATCAGTGTTTTGTTTACGGCCATTCTTTTGATTACCCTTATGCTCTTTATGACCGAACTGATGAGCAACGTGGCCTTGATCGCCGTACTGGCACCCGTAGTAGCCGGTATTGCCATCGGCTTGGATATCCCTATACTATATCTATTGATTCCCGTTACCATAGCCAGTAGCTGTGCCTTTATGCTTCCTATGGCTACACCTCCCAATGCCATTGTTTTTGCCAGCGGCTATGTAAAGGTGAACGAAATGGCCAGGGTCGGTATTATATTGAACATCATTGCGGTAATGCTATTGGTCTTAATGTTCCAATTTGTAGTACCCCTCTTGTTCTAG
- a CDS encoding MepB family protein translates to MTKDLQYLVSNVYSPCGLTLGDFKLEPESQEYGACRFLLDSHKVIFRNAKITPKKVGQFVTFWKRADNGPICPFEESDDFDCFVINVSKGHLLGQFVFPKEVLVTKGIVNTPKKEGKRGFRVYPIWDVATSKQAQNTQNWQLRHFFEIHDETNYNKVQSLFGAV, encoded by the coding sequence ATGACCAAAGACCTCCAATATCTCGTATCGAATGTGTATTCCCCGTGTGGACTTACCCTAGGCGATTTTAAATTGGAGCCAGAAAGTCAAGAGTACGGGGCCTGTAGATTTCTATTGGACTCCCACAAGGTCATCTTTAGAAATGCCAAAATCACCCCTAAGAAAGTCGGGCAGTTCGTTACTTTTTGGAAACGGGCCGACAACGGCCCTATTTGTCCATTTGAAGAAAGTGATGATTTCGACTGCTTCGTCATCAACGTAAGCAAAGGCCATTTGCTCGGGCAATTTGTCTTTCCGAAAGAAGTATTGGTTACAAAAGGAATAGTCAATACCCCAAAAAAGGAGGGGAAACGAGGTTTTCGCGTATATCCCATTTGGGACGTAGCAACGAGTAAACAAGCCCAGAACACCCAAAACTGGCAACTTCGCCACTTTTTTGAAATACACGATGAGACAAATTACAACAAAGTACAATCGCTCTTCGGTGCGGTCTGA
- a CDS encoding c-type cytochrome domain-containing protein, which yields MDVLKQLLGRLHPLVVHLPIGFIILGLLLQAYDRKKKEYNAVLALIYLWAGISASLACLTGYLQYLGEGYAFETVKWHLWSGIATSLFSFLMYAQLKGIQAVDFLSKLPMVGWSVLFFVLVSFTGHQGGNITHGEDYLIEPLPNSIKSALGFETFEEKEISLNETNWQEALIYEDVIKPILNNKCVSCHNPKKAKGELLLNSEEGILKGGESGAVIEASKASESELFTRLVLPMDNDDHMPPEGKSQPSKEEIQLVRAWIDAGSPFEKTIAESGLDKALFLSFFPKKADFDHPDIEIPAASEEHIKAIEKTGVHIDPISKSSNFLSVSCINQAAFSDADFEALLPIKEQISRLDLGHTKITDAAFSKLAELPNLTILLLDHTAITGKDLHLLAPLEHLKSINLTGTALKPEHLEALNGFKNLQRLYLFGTEATPKSVKLNNPKISIDYGNYQLPPIPSDTIVY from the coding sequence ATGGATGTTCTGAAACAACTTCTTGGAAGGTTACACCCCCTTGTGGTCCATCTACCGATAGGCTTCATTATTCTGGGGCTCCTTTTGCAAGCCTACGACCGTAAAAAGAAAGAATACAACGCGGTATTAGCCCTCATCTATCTGTGGGCCGGTATTAGCGCCAGCCTTGCCTGCCTTACCGGTTACTTACAATACCTGGGTGAAGGCTATGCCTTTGAAACGGTAAAATGGCATTTGTGGTCGGGCATTGCTACGTCCTTGTTTTCGTTTTTGATGTATGCCCAATTAAAAGGGATCCAAGCGGTTGATTTTTTATCGAAGCTCCCTATGGTGGGATGGTCCGTTCTCTTCTTTGTTTTGGTTTCCTTTACCGGCCACCAAGGGGGGAACATTACCCATGGAGAAGATTATTTGATCGAACCCCTACCGAATTCCATAAAATCGGCCTTAGGCTTTGAAACATTTGAGGAGAAAGAAATCAGTCTCAACGAAACCAATTGGCAAGAGGCCCTTATCTATGAGGATGTCATCAAACCCATATTGAACAACAAATGCGTGAGTTGCCACAATCCGAAAAAAGCCAAGGGCGAACTCCTGTTGAACTCAGAGGAAGGTATTTTGAAAGGAGGCGAGAGCGGAGCCGTAATCGAAGCCTCAAAAGCTTCGGAAAGCGAGCTGTTTACAAGGCTCGTACTCCCTATGGACAATGACGACCATATGCCTCCCGAAGGAAAGTCCCAACCATCAAAGGAAGAAATACAATTGGTACGCGCATGGATCGATGCCGGAAGCCCCTTTGAAAAAACCATTGCCGAATCAGGTCTTGATAAAGCGCTTTTTCTTTCCTTCTTTCCCAAAAAGGCAGATTTTGACCATCCGGATATAGAGATACCCGCTGCATCGGAAGAACACATCAAGGCTATAGAAAAGACCGGGGTTCATATCGACCCCATCAGCAAGTCGTCTAACTTCCTTAGTGTATCGTGCATCAACCAAGCTGCTTTTTCCGATGCCGACTTTGAAGCCCTACTTCCTATCAAGGAACAGATTTCAAGACTCGACCTGGGCCATACCAAAATTACCGATGCCGCTTTTTCTAAATTGGCCGAGCTACCTAACCTGACCATATTGTTATTGGACCATACCGCTATTACCGGAAAGGACTTGCACCTTTTGGCCCCACTCGAACATTTAAAATCGATCAACTTAACAGGCACTGCCTTAAAACCGGAACATTTAGAGGCTTTAAACGGATTCAAAAATTTACAACGGCTCTATTTGTTCGGCACCGAAGCCACGCCCAAGAGCGTAAAACTGAACAACCCGAAAATCAGTATCGATTACGGCAACTACCAGCTTCCTCCGATACCCTCGGACACCATTGTATATTAA